A region of Labeo rohita strain BAU-BD-2019 chromosome 2, IGBB_LRoh.1.0, whole genome shotgun sequence DNA encodes the following proteins:
- the pitrm1 gene encoding presequence protease, mitochondrial, whose product MFRHSKVLITKLKNLSFQGSWRSRGSSAVERALQYSVGQKIHGFTVKEVTAVPDLFLTAVKLSHDATGAQYLHAARDDSNNLFSVQFRTTPMDSTGVPHILEHTVLCGSQRFPCRDPFFKMLNRSLSTFMNAFTASDYTMYPFSTQNAKDFQNLLSVYLDAVFFPCLRELDFWQEGWRLEHENPTDSSSRLVFKGVVFNEMKGVFSDNERLYAQHLQNKLLPDHTYSVVSGGEPLAIPDLTWEQLRHFHATHYHPSNARFFTYGDLPLEQHLQQIEEEALSKFERTEPNTAVPPQTHWNKPRVDHVTCRPDALAPDPMKQNTLCMSYLLGDITDTFEAFTLSLLSSLMISGPNSPFYKALIEPEIGSDFSSSVGFDGSTRQASFTIGLQGMAEDDTETVKRIIAQTIDEIIVTGFEEEQIEALLHKIEIQMKHQSTSFGLALASYIASCWNHDGDPVQLLKISENVSRFRQCLKENPRYLQDKVQHYFKDNTHRLTLTMSPDERFLEKQAEAEEQKLQRKIQNLKDADHKDIFDKGLQLLAVQNTTQDASCLPALKVSDIEPIIPYTPVQLGTAGGVPVQYCEQPTNGMVYFRAMCNLNSLPEDLKIYVPLFCSVITKLGCGEMDYRQQAQRIELKTGGMSVSPQIIPDTDDLDLYEQGIILSSSCLERNLPDMFQLWSDIFNSPHFDDEQRLRVLVMMSAQELSNGISYSGHMYAMTRAARTLTPTADLQETFSGMDQVKFMKRIAEMTDLTSVLRKLPRIKRHLLNPENMRCAVNATPQKMSDAAGEVERFIGNIAANRKDRKPVRPIVVERALDPQAESSASRKLISEPNFKPCQMKTYFQLPFNVNFVSECVRAVPFTHADYASLCILARMMTAKFLHGEIREKGGAYGGGARMGGGGLFSFYSYRDPNSTQTLSAFRGGVEWVRAGKFTQQDIDEAKLSVFSAVDAPIAPSDKGLGRFLNGITDEIKQRYRERLFAVTDKNLTDVAGRYLGVGQQTCGVAILGPENESIRKDPSWVVK is encoded by the exons GCACGCAGCCCGAGACGATTCCAACAACCTCTTCAG TGTGCAGTTTCGTACCACGCCGATGGACAGCACCGGTGTTCCTCACATTCTGGAGCACACGGTTCTGTGTGGCTCTCAGCGCTTCCCCTGTCGAGACCCCTTCTTTAAGATGCTCAACCGCTCTCTTTCCACCTTCATGAACGCCTTCACAG CGAGCGATTACACGATGTACCCGTTCTCCACCCAGAATGCCAAAGACTTCCAGAACCTTCTCTCAGTTTATCTAGATGCTGTTTTCTTCCCATGTCTCAGAGAACTGGACTTCTG gcaGGAGGGTTGGAGGCTGGAGCATGAGAACCCCACAGACTCCTCGAGTCGTCTGGTGTTCAAGGGTGTGGTGTTCAATGAGATGAAAGGAGTGTTT TCAGACAATGAGCGTCTGTACGCTCAGCACTTGCAGAATAAACTCCTGCCGGATCACACATACTCTGTTGTGTCCGGAGGCGAACCGCTAGCCATTCCTGACCTGACCTGGGAACAGCTCAGACACTTCCACGCCACACACTACCACCCCAGCAATGCACG GTTCTTCACATACGGGGACTTACCTTTGGAGCAGCACCTGCAACAGATAGAAGAAGAGGCTCTGTCTAAATTTGAGAGGACAGAACCAAACACTGCAGTTCCACCTCAGACACACTGGAACAAACCT agAGTGGATCATGTTACTTGCAGGCCTGACGCACTCGCTCCTGATCCCATGAAACAAAACACGCTCTGCATGAGTTATCTGCTGGGAGA CATTACGGACACATTTGAGGCGTTCACTTTGAGCCTCCTTTCCTCTCTCATGATCTCTGGTCCAAACTCTCCCTTCTACAAAGCCCTGATCGAGCCCGAAATCGGTTCTGACTTTTCCTCTTCAGTGGG GTTTGACGGCAGCACCAGACAAGCGTCTTTCACCATCGGTCTTCAGGGCATGGCAGAGGACGACACTGAGACGGTCAAACGCATCATTGCTCAAACCATCGATGAGATTATTGT AACTGGTTTTGAAGAGGAGCAGATTGAAGCCCTGCTGCATAAAATCGAAATTCAGATGAAACATCAGTCCACCAGCTTTGGTCTAGCTCTTGCTTCA TATATTGCATCCTGTTGGAATCATGATGGTGATCCAGTGCAGTTGTTAAAAATCAGTGAGAATGTGTCCAGATTCAGGCAGTGTTTGAAGGAGAACCCTCGCTACCTCCAGGACAAAGTCCAGCACTACTTTAAG GATAACACCCATCGGCTGACCCTTACCATGAGTCCAGATGAGAGATTCTTAGAGAAACAGGCTGAAGCTGAGGAACAGAAACTTCAGCGGAAGATACAGAACCTCAAAGATGCAGACcacaaagacatttttgataAAG GTTTGCAGCTGTTGGCTGTTCAGAACACGACTCAAGACGCTTCCTGTCTACCTGCATTAAAAGTGTCTGACATCGAGCCGATCATTCCCTACACACCTGTACAGTTGGGAACCGCAG GTGGTGTACCTGTACAGTACTGTGAGCAGCCCACCAATGGCATGGTGTATTTCAGAGCCATGTGCAACCTCAACTCCCTCCCTGAAGACCTGAAGATCTACGTTCCTCTGTTCTGCAGCGTCATCACTAA GTTGGGCTGTGGAGAGATGGATTATCGTCAGCAGGCCCAGCGTATCGAACTGAAGACGGGAGGCATGTCTGTATCTCCACAGATCATACCAGACACTGATGACCTTGATCTGTATGAGCAG GGTATTATCCTGTCATCTTCCTGCCTGGAGAGGAATCTACCTGACATGTTTCAGCTGTGGAGTGACATTTTTAACAg CCCTCATTTTGATGATGAGCAGCGTCTGCGTGTGCTGGTCATGATGTCTGCTCAGGAGTTGTCCAATGGCATCTCGTATTCCGGTCACATGTATGCGATGACACGTGCTGCTCGAACCCTCACACCCACAGCAGACCTGCAAGAGACATTCAGCGGGATGGACCAG gtTAAGTTTATGAAAAGAATAGCTGAGATGACTGATCTGACATCAGTTTTGAGGAAACTTCCCCGGATAAAGAGACACCTGTTGAATCCTGAGAACATGAG GTGTGCAGTGAACGCCACACCGCAGAAAATGTCAGATGCGGCTGGAGAGGTGGAGAGGTTTATAGGTAATATAGCAGCCAACCGAAAGGACCGCAAACCTGTCAGACCAATCGTTGTGGAG AGAGCATTAGATCCTCAAGCTGAATCATCCGCGAGTCGTAAACTTATCTCA GAGCCTAATTTTAAACCCTGTCAGATGAAGACGTATTTCCAGCTTCCCTTTAATGTGAACTTTGTCAGCGAGTGCGTGCGGGCCGTCCCGTTCACACATGCTGATTACGCCAG TCTATGTATATTAGCAAGGATGATGACTGCTAAGTTCCTGCATGGAGAGATCAGAGAAAAGGGTGGAGCTTATGGAGGTGGCGCTAGAATGGGAGGAGGTGGCCTGTTCTCGTTTTATTCCTATAG AGATCCAAACTCCACGCAGACCTTGTCGGCTTTCCGTGGCGGAGTAGAGTGGGTGCGAGCAGGAAAATTTACCCAGCAGGACATAGATGAGGCTAAGCTTTCGGTTTTCTCTGCCGTTGATGCACCCATCGCCCCATCAGATAAGG GTTTGGGACGTTTTTTAAACGGCATTACAGACGAGATAAAACAAAGATACAGAGAGAGACTGTTCGCTGTGACTGATAAAAACCTAACTGACGTCGCTGGCAg GTATCTGGGTGTCGGTCAGCAAACATGCGGAGTGGCGATTTTAGGCCCGGAAAATGAAAGCATCAGAAAAGACCCATCCTGGGTGGTCAAATAG